The Mucilaginibacter terrae region TAAAATCGGTTGTGCTGTATTGGCGCGGGCTAAAATTATTGATAAACGTAATTGCGGGTTCGGCCTTATTAACAGTTAAGGCCATGGTAAGCGTAGTGCCGTTATAATTATCATCATCGGCAATGGTAGCTGTTATATTAGCTGTACCAGCCCCTATCATTTTTACCTGGTTGTTAACAATAGTGGCTACTGCCGGGTTGTCGCTTGTAAAAGTTACCGTAGCTTTTAAATTAGCCGTAGCCGGGGTAAAGGCTGTTGTACTGTAGGTACGCGGGCTAAAGCTGCTAACAAAACTAATAACCGGCGATGCCTTGATTACGGTAAGTGTTGCCGATGATGTAGCCGCTTCATATTGGGAGTTTGCAGGTTGACTGGCCGTTATAGTTGCCGTACCAATCCCGGTTACATGAACTTTATTGTTTACTATGGTTGCTACTGCCGGATTATTGCTGCTGAAGGTTAAGGCTGCATTGGAGTTTGAAGTTGCCGGGGTAAAATCACCACTTCCATATTGCCTTGAAGATAATGAGGCATTAAATGTAATAATTGGCGTACCTAAAAATGCACCTATGTGTGTAGCTTTATTTGTGCCCGGTTTAGCATAAAAAAGTGTATTCTTTTTTGCATAAACATTTACCGTAAGCAACAGCAGCACAGCAATTCCTGTAATTAAATTTAAGGGGCGAAATTTAATACGAGTAATGGTGTATACCATATGTATTGTGATTAAGGTTTAGATAAAAACACCATATTACCTCCCGGCAATGTGTATCCTTGTGACCGTTAAATTTTAATTAATACGAAATTAATTTCAATTCTATGATCCGGAACAAAAATCATTTAGAACGAGATGCAATATTGATAACAAATTGACCGTACAAATAATACAATGTTTATTTAATGTGATATTATTTACAAATATATACAAATAATATGCATGTTTTTGCCCTTATAACTGTTTTTTTAGGGGTGAAAACACGGTGTAATTAATAGTTAAGATATTATTAATGCTTTAATTAATAATTGCTCATAATCTGTATAAATAATGTTGTTTTTTTAGTATATCTAAGTATTTATTGTAATGTATGTTTTACAATAAAATTTGATAACAGCGTATTTCTAATCAAATTTTAATTTAAAATATATTTCAAGCTTACCCCATCGCGGGTATTGCGTATCAATTAATAAAAGAAGAGTTTTCAAGGTAAGAGGGTATGATTGCAGAAGCGATAAAGATATGCAAGTTTTATTTTAAAATATAATATTTTTTCCTGTAACGAAATGGTGACAGTTATATGCAGAAAATCGTATATGAGAAATTTGAAATTATTATGCTGAATTTTGCAAATTTTATTAATTTTATGGCAAATTAGTGCAAAACTAATATAATCGTGAGGGTGAAGTGATTTACTAATATTGAATAAAGCATAGTTATTATAGTTGCTTTGGTAAATTACTGTGCGTACTGCCTGTTATTTAAAATTATTTTCCATAATTAAATATGTTATTCAACTCCCTGAGTTTTGCAATATTCCTGCCTATTGTATTTGCTTTATACTGGTTTGTATTCAACCGGTCGTTAAAAGTGCAAAACCTGCTTTTGTTATTTGCCAGTTATTATTTTTATAGTTGCTGGGACTGGCGCTTCCTGTTCCTGCTGGCATTTTCAACCTTTTTAGATTATTATTCTGGCCTTAAAATCCATCATTCTCAATCACAGAAATGGCGTAAAACCTGGTTAATAATTAGTGTGGGTATCAATCTTGGATTTTTGGGGTTCTTTAAATACTACAACTTTTTTGCGCACTCCTTTGCCGATATGATGATGGCTGGTTTTCATTACAAAATGAATATAGCCACACTCAATGTTTTACTGCCCATCGGTATATCATTTTATACTTTCCACGGGCTATCCTATGTATTTGATATATATAACCGCAAAATTGAACCTTCAACCAATTTTGTGCAATACTCATTATTTGTAAGTTTTTTCCCGCTGTTGGTTGCCGGTCCTATCGAGCGTGCTACTCACTTACTACCGCAGGTTGAAAAGCCGCGCCATTTTGATTACAGCCGTGCGGTTGATGGTTTGCGCCAGATACTATGGGGCTTGTTCAAGAAAATTGTTATTGCCGATAACTGCGCCCAAATTGCTAATACTATATTTAACAACTCCGACCATTACTCAGGTTCGGCATTGGCACTGGGTGCCATTATGTTTGCCTTCCAGATATATGGCGATTTTTCGGGCTACTCTGACATGGCATTAGGAACAGCACGGCTGTTTGGCTTCGAACTGCTGCGCAACTTCGCCTATCCATATTTTTCGCGTGATATTGCCGAGTTTTGGCGCAGGTGGCACATCTCGCTATCATCATGGTTTAAAGATTATTTGTATTTTCCGCTTGGCGGCAGCCGAGGCGGAATGCTTAAAACCGTTCGCAATACCTTTGTTATATTTTTGGTGAGCGGTTTTTGGCACGGCGCAAACTGGACCTTTGTGGTTTGGGGTGGTTTAAACGCTTTGTTCATTATGCCTTCGGTTTTATTTAAAACCAATCGTAAAAATCTCGAAACGGTAGCTCAGGGTAAAGTATTCCCAACCATCAGGGAGCTTTTGCAAATGATCATCACGTTTACGCTTACCGTTTTTGCATGGATATTCTTCCGGGCCGAAAGCTTAACGCATGCGTTTAAGTATATTAAAGGCATTCTATCTAAAACTTTATTTCAAAACCCGTTTCATTACGGCGAATTAAGGCCGGCAATTTTGTACATAGCATTATTAATACCATTCTTTTTTATGGAGTGGCTGGGTCGTGAAAATAGGTATGCCATCGAAAAATTTGGCATAAAATGGCCACGTATGATAAGATGGAGCTTTTATGCTATTATGTTCTTCATTATTGGTATGTATATGCAAACTGAGGTAACTGAGTTTATTTATTTTCAGTTTTAAGCATGAAGAGCTTTTTAACAAGGTTACTCTATTTTTCGGTTTATGCCATTTTGGTATATTTTATTGCTACGGCATTTGTAGGTTCCTTTTTTCCTGATAGGTATAAAAAGAACCTCAAATATGTATTGGGTGGCAATGGAAATATGTATACCCGTGTAAGGCAGGCTGATAGTGTGAAAAATGTAGATGTGCTGGTTATTGGTTCATCACACGCCTATCGGGGGTATGACCCTCGTATTTTTGCAGCTCATGGTATAAAAATGTTTAACCTGGGTTCATCTGCCCAAACTATGTTGCAAACAGAGGCTTTGCTTAAACAATACCTTAACCATATTCACCCTAAATTTATCATCTACGATGTTTATCCTGTTTTTTTAGGATCGAACGGTATCGAGTCGGCATTGGATGTGGTATCAAACGGCCATGTTGATGGCAGTACATTTAATATGGCTTTGCGTACCAATAGTATAGAGGTTTATAATACCATGTTTTACTCCTACTTCAGGGAGCGTGCCGGGCTAAATAAAAACTTTACCGAATCTCTCAAAAAGGACAGTGATACTTACATATCAGGCGGATTTGTGCAATCTTACGAGGTGTCCTCTCCCGAAGATCGTATGTATGCAAAGGCCAGTGCCTATAAGTTTGATGACAAGCAAATTGCCGCGTTGAAACGTATTGCCGCTATGTTTAAAGCGCACAATATACCCTTTGTGCTATTACAGGCACCACTGCCGGTAAAGCGTTATACCGCCATTACTAATAATTCTTCGGTCGATTCGCTGCTTTCGGGCGTTGGTAAATATTATAACTTTAATAAATTAATTACTATTCCCGATTCGATGTTTGCCGATAATAGCCACCTTAACCAGTGGGGAGTAAATATTTATAATACAGCAGTTATTAAGCAATTAAAGCTGGGTAAAACCAGTGCAGCAGCTGTTGCCAATAGTATTAAGCAGTAAATTGTGTTCGTAAAAATCTATACTTTCTTTAAGTAAATGAAGCGTTTTTTAACAAGTTTATTAGTGTTTGCCTTATACGGCCTTGTATTATATGTAATTATAATAGTAGGGTTTGGCAAGTTTGCACCCACTATGC contains the following coding sequences:
- a CDS encoding MBOAT family O-acyltransferase, yielding MLFNSLSFAIFLPIVFALYWFVFNRSLKVQNLLLLFASYYFYSCWDWRFLFLLAFSTFLDYYSGLKIHHSQSQKWRKTWLIISVGINLGFLGFFKYYNFFAHSFADMMMAGFHYKMNIATLNVLLPIGISFYTFHGLSYVFDIYNRKIEPSTNFVQYSLFVSFFPLLVAGPIERATHLLPQVEKPRHFDYSRAVDGLRQILWGLFKKIVIADNCAQIANTIFNNSDHYSGSALALGAIMFAFQIYGDFSGYSDMALGTARLFGFELLRNFAYPYFSRDIAEFWRRWHISLSSWFKDYLYFPLGGSRGGMLKTVRNTFVIFLVSGFWHGANWTFVVWGGLNALFIMPSVLFKTNRKNLETVAQGKVFPTIRELLQMIITFTLTVFAWIFFRAESLTHAFKYIKGILSKTLFQNPFHYGELRPAILYIALLIPFFFMEWLGRENRYAIEKFGIKWPRMIRWSFYAIMFFIIGMYMQTEVTEFIYFQF